A single genomic interval of Stenotrophomonas sp. ZAC14D1_NAIMI4_1 harbors:
- the fliD gene encoding flagellar filament capping protein FliD, producing the protein MAIGTIGTGLDIPSLVAQLTAKEREPRENQINSAGVAASAKLSALGTIKSGMTTLQTALKTLVTGMAKPGMKLTTPTESNFTAALDTSTTAGKAAAGTHQVEVKSLAQNQKLSSQAYTKDAVVGDGTLSIAYGDKTINVEIEAGATLEKIAAEINSAAQSKGVTAAVVTADDGQHLVLTAVDSGTKGALKVSASGGNGGLSSLVYDGTDASKMSEMVPAKDAVVVVDGFTRTSSSNTITDLVPGVSLTLTKAKEGEPQTLTIAPDNSTLKTNLNAFITAYNSIQSTLKSSSAYNAETNTASTMTGDAMVRGLQQQLRTQLSSNVNDLKDLGLTIAADGTLSLDAAKLDTALSKNPEAANKLFGAEGALAKPMTELMKSTLDTTSGTITQRQATLNKQIKALEKQLDDLDKSMEKVSDRYTKQFTAMEKMVSQMQSASGSLIDQLG; encoded by the coding sequence ATGGCCATCGGCACGATTGGTACAGGTCTCGACATTCCCTCGCTGGTTGCCCAGCTGACAGCCAAGGAACGCGAGCCCCGCGAAAACCAGATCAACTCGGCCGGTGTTGCGGCCAGCGCCAAACTGTCGGCGCTGGGCACCATCAAGAGCGGCATGACCACCCTGCAGACGGCGCTGAAGACGCTGGTGACGGGCATGGCCAAGCCCGGCATGAAGCTCACCACGCCCACCGAGTCGAACTTCACCGCCGCGCTGGATACCAGCACCACGGCCGGCAAGGCCGCAGCGGGTACCCACCAGGTGGAAGTCAAATCGCTGGCGCAGAACCAGAAGCTGAGCTCGCAGGCCTACACCAAGGATGCCGTCGTGGGCGACGGTACGCTGTCGATTGCCTACGGCGACAAGACCATCAACGTGGAGATCGAAGCCGGCGCGACGCTGGAGAAGATCGCTGCGGAAATCAACTCGGCCGCGCAGAGCAAGGGCGTCACCGCTGCGGTGGTCACCGCCGACGATGGCCAGCACCTGGTGCTCACCGCCGTCGATTCGGGCACCAAGGGCGCGCTGAAGGTCAGCGCCAGCGGCGGCAATGGCGGGCTGTCCAGCCTGGTCTATGACGGCACCGACGCCTCGAAGATGAGCGAAATGGTGCCGGCCAAGGATGCCGTGGTCGTGGTCGATGGCTTCACCCGTACCAGCAGCTCCAACACCATCACCGACCTGGTGCCCGGTGTCAGCCTGACCTTGACCAAGGCCAAGGAAGGCGAGCCGCAGACGCTGACCATCGCCCCTGACAACAGCACGCTGAAAACCAACCTCAACGCGTTCATCACCGCCTACAACTCGATCCAGTCGACGTTGAAGAGCTCCAGCGCCTACAACGCCGAAACCAACACCGCCTCGACGATGACCGGCGATGCCATGGTGCGCGGCCTGCAGCAGCAGCTGCGCACGCAGCTGAGCAGCAACGTCAACGATCTGAAGGACCTGGGCCTGACCATCGCCGCCGATGGCACCCTGAGCCTGGATGCGGCCAAGCTGGACACCGCACTGTCGAAGAACCCGGAAGCGGCCAACAAGCTGTTCGGTGCCGAAGGCGCGCTGGCCAAGCCGATGACCGAGCTGATGAAGAGCACCCTGGATACCACCAGCGGCACGATCACCCAGCGCCAGGCCACCTTGAACAAGCAGATCAAGGCGCTGGAAAAGCAGCTGGACGATCTCGACAAGAGCATGGAAAAAGTGTCCGACCGCTACACCAAGCAGTTCACCGCGATGGAAAAGATGGTCTCGCAGATGCAGTCCGCCAGCGGCTCGCTGATCGACCAGCTCGGCTGA
- a CDS encoding response regulator transcription factor: MRVLIVDDHTLVRAGLARLLQGFADVQLVAEASNAEQALQMALQHAPDVVLMDLSLPGRTGLEALSDIRLRSPGTRIVMMTMHDDAAHVRDALDRGAVGFVVKDAAPQELELALRAAHAGQVFLSPQISAKMLAPMLGREKPTGIAALSPRQREILRRIGKGESNKEIAADLGISVKTVETHRARMMESLGCRRANDLLLLAARHQHELE, from the coding sequence GTGCGAGTTCTCATCGTCGACGATCACACCCTGGTTCGGGCCGGCCTGGCGCGACTGCTGCAGGGGTTTGCCGATGTGCAGCTGGTGGCCGAGGCGAGCAACGCCGAACAGGCCCTGCAGATGGCCCTGCAACACGCCCCCGACGTGGTCCTGATGGATCTGTCCCTGCCCGGCCGTACCGGCCTGGAAGCGCTGAGCGACATCCGCCTGCGCTCGCCCGGTACGCGCATCGTGATGATGACCATGCACGACGACGCCGCCCACGTGCGCGATGCACTGGACCGTGGCGCCGTGGGTTTCGTGGTGAAGGATGCCGCCCCGCAGGAGCTGGAGCTGGCGCTGCGCGCCGCGCACGCCGGCCAAGTGTTCCTCAGCCCGCAGATCTCGGCCAAGATGCTGGCGCCGATGCTGGGCCGCGAGAAGCCCACCGGCATCGCCGCCCTGTCGCCGCGCCAGCGCGAGATCCTGCGCCGCATCGGCAAGGGTGAGAGCAACAAGGAAATCGCCGCCGACCTCGGTATCAGCGTGAAAACGGTGGAGACCCACCGCGCCCGCATGATGGAGTCGCTCGGCTGCCGCCGCGCCAACGACCTGCTGCTGCTGGCAGCACGGCACCAGCACGAGCTCGAGTAG
- a CDS encoding flagellin, producing the protein MTGTVAAGTLAFSRADGNDMAITVTGTTGTEGFGTAGFVANHQDGTPAVAADYPAVTAGQLTMTKADGSGVVDITVGAAKTATERNTLLVNAINAKTHETGVTASLIDGKVQLENKEGNFTIGGTLSATELANATGLTAGSSATTGTSFAAGTTQTGFAELDISNQANADNAILAMDAALQSINSARADLGAIQNRFTSTIANLNTNSENLSAARSRIRDVDYAQETAELTRGQILQQAGTAMLAQANQVPQNVLRLLQS; encoded by the coding sequence ATGACCGGCACCGTGGCTGCAGGCACGCTGGCGTTCTCGCGTGCCGATGGCAACGACATGGCGATCACCGTTACCGGCACCACGGGCACGGAAGGCTTCGGAACTGCAGGTTTCGTCGCCAACCACCAGGACGGCACGCCTGCCGTCGCCGCTGATTACCCGGCCGTCACCGCCGGCCAGCTGACGATGACCAAGGCCGATGGCAGCGGCGTGGTCGACATCACCGTCGGCGCCGCCAAGACCGCAACGGAGCGCAACACCCTGCTGGTGAATGCCATCAACGCCAAGACCCACGAAACCGGCGTGACCGCATCGCTGATCGACGGCAAGGTGCAGCTGGAAAACAAGGAAGGCAACTTCACCATCGGCGGCACCCTGAGCGCGACCGAGCTGGCCAACGCCACCGGCCTGACCGCCGGCAGCAGCGCCACCACCGGTACCTCGTTCGCCGCAGGCACCACGCAGACCGGCTTTGCCGAGCTGGACATCTCCAACCAGGCCAACGCTGACAACGCCATCCTGGCCATGGATGCCGCGCTGCAGTCGATCAACTCGGCGCGTGCCGACCTGGGTGCGATCCAGAACCGCTTCACCTCGACCATCGCCAACCTGAACACCAACTCGGAAAACCTGTCCGCCGCCCGCAGCCGCATCCGCGACGTGGATTACGCGCAGGAAACCGCCGAGCTGACCCGTGGCCAGATCCTGCAGCAGGCCGGCACGGCCATGCTGGCCCAGGCCAACCAGGTGCCGCAGAACGTGCTGCGCCTGCTGCAGTCGTAA
- a CDS encoding PilZ domain-containing protein: MTLLPTTSLHHPAESELFDETLSCELALPAEFQAGSAAGRTSSAEGLLRSLALVEDSRGDEHDERSEASLQIQRLEAKLDLTMVLLGRLVRQQGQDLPLRPVRWSRRGIRLQLGPRSGALPGQAGVVRLQPSDWLPDNIDLPVDVIAEAADGSGGHFLWLRFNRLGDGLEMAMERHLFRLHRRQVAEARRAR, encoded by the coding sequence ATGACCCTGCTGCCGACCACGTCGCTGCACCACCCTGCCGAGAGCGAGCTGTTTGATGAAACGCTCAGCTGCGAACTGGCCCTGCCGGCCGAGTTCCAGGCCGGCAGCGCGGCGGGCCGCACCAGCAGTGCCGAAGGCCTGCTGCGCAGCCTGGCGCTGGTGGAAGACAGCCGCGGGGACGAGCACGACGAACGCAGCGAAGCGAGCCTGCAGATCCAGCGCCTGGAAGCCAAGCTGGACCTGACCATGGTGCTGCTGGGCCGCCTGGTGCGCCAGCAGGGCCAGGACCTGCCACTGCGCCCGGTGCGCTGGTCGCGCCGCGGCATCCGCCTGCAGCTGGGCCCGCGCAGCGGCGCCCTGCCCGGCCAGGCCGGGGTGGTACGCCTGCAGCCCAGCGACTGGCTGCCCGACAACATCGACCTGCCGGTAGACGTGATCGCCGAAGCAGCCGATGGCAGCGGCGGCCACTTCCTGTGGCTGCGCTTCAACCGCCTTGGCGATGGCCTGGAAATGGCCATGGAACGGCACTTGTTCCGTTTGCATCGGCGTCAGGTTGCCGAAGCGCGGCGAGCGCGCTGA
- the fliS gene encoding flagellar export chaperone FliS has translation MYGSNRQFAEQYRKVGVTTSVVDADPHKLVALLLAGACERIRTAEASLQQNDQARKGKAIGEACAIVGHLHGSLDHEAGGEIAGNLSALYDFVIMRLTEGNLHNDSTALQEALGLMVEIDSAWNAIPADQRHVKAVAP, from the coding sequence ATGTACGGTTCCAATCGGCAGTTCGCCGAGCAGTACCGCAAGGTCGGTGTGACCACCTCGGTCGTGGACGCAGATCCGCACAAGCTGGTGGCCCTGCTGCTGGCCGGTGCATGCGAGCGCATCCGCACCGCTGAAGCCTCGCTGCAGCAGAATGACCAGGCGCGCAAGGGCAAGGCCATCGGCGAAGCCTGTGCGATCGTCGGCCACCTGCATGGCTCGCTCGACCACGAAGCTGGTGGCGAGATCGCCGGCAACCTGTCGGCGCTGTACGACTTCGTCATCATGCGCCTGACCGAAGGCAACCTGCACAACGATTCCACCGCGCTGCAGGAAGCGCTGGGCCTGATGGTCGAAATCGATTCGGCCTGGAACGCCATTCCGGCCGACCAGCGCCACGTCAAGGCGGTGGCACCGTGA
- a CDS encoding flagellin: MAQVINTNTMSLNAQRNLSTSGTNLATTIQRLSSGLRINSAKDDAAGLAISERFSTQIRGANQAARNANDGISLAQTAEGALGEIGNNLQRVRELAVQSRSATNSASDRQALNAEVQLLKQEIQRVAEQTNFNGTSLLDGSFTNQAFQIGANQGETINISQVANANISKLGNWTSATTSATATGVVPNGDAVAAVPAVAATKAMGAFTASAGGDATSSVTQTFTAGSATLAVTVTGASDAASNAAAFVTAGFGADGTGTVNGFSLDLGAATTIAGAITAGSLTVSRADGTNFTRAQTVAGAAYTTAPGFAGPTAASTNGVAGEAAIPSKFGAASFTITGTLDGAATSAVQIDLTAVGSAGDRATQLVNAVNAKTHETGVSAALVEGKVQLTGKEGDFTVGVAGSTDAADLLEQTGLTAAATTNYAAGGAKTGFADLDISSVGGADNAILAMDAALNSINSARADLGAIQNRFTSVVANLNTSSENMSAARSRIRDVDYASETAELTRNQILQQAGTAMLAQANQSSQNVLSLLR; this comes from the coding sequence ATGGCACAAGTCATCAACACCAACACCATGTCGCTGAACGCCCAGCGCAACCTGAGCACCAGCGGCACCAACCTGGCCACCACCATTCAGCGCCTGTCCTCGGGCCTGCGCATCAACAGCGCCAAGGACGATGCCGCCGGCCTGGCCATCTCCGAGCGTTTCAGCACCCAGATCCGCGGCGCCAACCAGGCTGCCCGCAACGCCAACGACGGTATTTCGCTGGCCCAGACCGCTGAAGGCGCCCTGGGTGAAATCGGCAACAACCTGCAGCGCGTCCGTGAACTGGCCGTGCAGTCGCGCAGCGCCACCAACTCCGCTTCCGACCGCCAGGCGCTGAACGCCGAAGTGCAGCTGCTGAAGCAGGAAATCCAGCGCGTCGCCGAGCAGACCAACTTCAACGGCACCAGCCTGCTGGACGGCAGCTTCACCAACCAGGCCTTCCAGATCGGCGCCAACCAGGGCGAGACGATCAACATCTCGCAGGTTGCCAACGCCAACATCAGCAAGCTCGGCAACTGGACCAGCGCCACCACCTCGGCAACCGCCACCGGCGTTGTGCCGAACGGTGATGCCGTCGCCGCTGTCCCGGCTGTTGCCGCCACCAAGGCCATGGGTGCATTCACCGCGTCCGCCGGCGGCGATGCGACCAGCAGCGTTACCCAGACCTTCACTGCAGGCAGCGCCACCCTGGCTGTCACCGTGACGGGCGCTTCGGATGCAGCAAGCAACGCCGCTGCCTTCGTCACCGCCGGCTTCGGCGCCGACGGTACCGGCACCGTCAACGGCTTCAGCCTGGACCTGGGTGCGGCCACCACCATCGCTGGCGCCATCACCGCGGGCAGCCTGACGGTCTCCCGCGCTGACGGCACCAACTTCACCCGCGCCCAGACCGTCGCTGGCGCCGCCTACACCACCGCCCCGGGCTTCGCTGGCCCGACCGCCGCCAGCACCAACGGTGTGGCTGGCGAAGCTGCGATCCCGTCGAAGTTCGGCGCCGCCAGCTTCACCATCACCGGCACGCTGGATGGCGCTGCCACCTCGGCGGTGCAGATCGACCTGACCGCGGTCGGCTCGGCTGGCGATCGCGCCACCCAGCTGGTCAACGCTGTGAACGCCAAGACGCACGAAACCGGCGTCAGCGCAGCGCTGGTCGAGGGCAAGGTGCAGCTGACCGGCAAGGAAGGCGACTTCACCGTGGGCGTTGCTGGCTCGACCGACGCTGCCGACCTGCTGGAGCAGACCGGCCTGACCGCCGCTGCCACCACCAACTACGCCGCTGGCGGTGCCAAGACCGGCTTCGCCGATTTGGACATCTCCTCGGTCGGCGGTGCAGACAACGCCATCCTGGCGATGGACGCAGCCCTGAACTCGATCAACTCGGCCCGTGCCGACCTGGGCGCCATCCAGAACCGCTTCACCTCGGTGGTTGCCAACCTGAACACCTCGTCGGAGAACATGTCCGCAGCCCGCAGCCGCATCCGCGACGTGGACTACGCTTCGGAAACCGCCGAGCTGACCCGCAACCAGATCCTGCAGCAGGCCGGTACCGCCATGCTGGCCCAGGCCAACCAGTCCAGCCAGAACGTGCTGAGCCTGCTGCGCTGA